One genomic window of Acidobacteriota bacterium includes the following:
- a CDS encoding ACT domain-containing protein, whose translation MKYRVLTDKLAVCQLPSGSSVPGWAVGPGFFCVTQTAEELSIVCAENRVPDGVRIERDWVALKLEGPFPFAMTGVLASFLQPLADAGIPIFAVATFDTDYVLMKREKLEAAIAALTAARHELVQPSNSAL comes from the coding sequence TTGAAATACCGCGTGCTTACGGACAAGCTGGCCGTTTGCCAGTTGCCGTCTGGTTCATCTGTCCCCGGTTGGGCGGTCGGACCCGGCTTTTTCTGCGTCACCCAAACCGCCGAGGAGCTTTCCATCGTGTGCGCGGAGAATCGCGTTCCCGACGGTGTTCGGATCGAAAGAGATTGGGTGGCTTTGAAACTTGAGGGTCCGTTTCCGTTTGCGATGACGGGCGTTCTCGCGTCGTTTCTGCAGCCATTGGCGGATGCGGGCATCCCGATTTTTGCGGTGGCGACTTTCGACACAGACTATGTGTTGATGAAGCGGGAAAAATTGGAAGCCGCAATCGCTGCACTCACCGCGGCCCGTCATGAGTTGGTCCAGCCAAGCAATTCTGCTCTCTGA
- the dacB gene encoding D-alanyl-D-alanine carboxypeptidase/D-alanyl-D-alanine-endopeptidase has product MTRARSLSHCLLVLLVLAGAALAAPPKPLQDRIATVIGAPDLARGFWGIEVTSLSSGKTLYSLNPDKLFTPASNTKLFTTAAALALIGPDYKFRTTVETAASLDRYGRLNGDLLLVGHGDPNLSGRELPYDLRTQRNDHPIQALETLADVLVQKGVKYVDGDIVADDSYFAFERYGEGWSQDDLVWADGAPVSALTINDNVVFVNILPADRPGEKAFVSVTPFADYYRLDNRIITTPAGTGRKFFVNREPGSTVLTLWGNMPLDDPGANEALAIEDPAEFAAALFRQLLEKRGIVVYGRQRTKHTELATLSTFSVTTVAPSRGGSDGQLRPLKSDQPIVLASYESKPMLDDVRVVNKVSQNLHAEILLRLLGRERGTAGTIEGGLEVLRGFLTQAGISNEQYVFYDGSGLSRQNLVTPQSVVQLLRYAALQPWGTAFKSTLPVSGVDGSLSDRLNAPRLQSRILGKTGSLGGVKTLSGYATTDSGEAVVFSILSNNFNLTPKRVTDTIDSLIEAIVEDASGH; this is encoded by the coding sequence ATGACGCGCGCGCGGTCGCTATCGCATTGCTTACTCGTTTTGCTGGTGCTTGCCGGCGCAGCGCTGGCGGCTCCGCCGAAACCACTTCAGGATCGGATCGCCACCGTGATTGGTGCCCCCGACCTGGCGCGCGGCTTCTGGGGAATAGAAGTTACATCGCTCTCCTCGGGAAAAACTCTCTACTCACTTAACCCCGATAAACTTTTTACGCCAGCATCGAATACCAAGCTCTTCACGACCGCGGCTGCCTTGGCGTTGATTGGTCCCGATTACAAGTTTCGTACCACGGTCGAAACCGCTGCCTCGCTGGATCGTTACGGTCGTCTGAATGGCGATCTGCTCCTGGTTGGTCACGGCGACCCCAATCTCTCCGGACGCGAGTTACCCTACGACTTACGCACGCAACGCAACGACCATCCCATTCAGGCGCTCGAAACGCTGGCGGATGTGCTCGTACAAAAAGGCGTGAAGTATGTGGACGGTGACATCGTCGCCGACGATTCTTATTTCGCCTTCGAACGCTATGGCGAAGGATGGAGCCAGGATGACCTGGTGTGGGCGGATGGCGCGCCCGTATCGGCGTTGACGATCAACGACAACGTTGTATTCGTGAACATCCTGCCGGCGGATCGTCCGGGTGAAAAGGCTTTTGTCAGTGTGACCCCGTTCGCGGACTACTATCGCCTCGACAATCGCATCATCACGACGCCTGCCGGGACAGGCCGGAAATTCTTCGTCAATCGCGAACCGGGATCAACCGTCCTCACGCTGTGGGGCAATATGCCTCTCGACGATCCGGGCGCGAACGAAGCGCTGGCGATCGAGGATCCTGCGGAGTTTGCTGCCGCGCTCTTCCGGCAGTTGCTCGAGAAACGCGGGATCGTGGTCTACGGGCGCCAGCGGACGAAACATACCGAACTTGCGACGCTTTCCACTTTCAGTGTGACTACGGTCGCACCCTCGCGCGGCGGCAGCGATGGCCAGTTGCGCCCGCTGAAGAGCGATCAGCCCATCGTGCTCGCCAGCTACGAGTCGAAGCCAATGCTGGACGACGTGCGGGTGGTGAACAAAGTCAGCCAAAACCTGCATGCTGAAATTCTCCTGCGCCTGCTCGGACGGGAACGCGGCACGGCGGGAACGATCGAAGGCGGCCTCGAGGTCTTGCGTGGTTTTCTGACGCAGGCGGGAATTTCAAACGAACAATACGTGTTTTACGACGGCTCCGGACTTTCGCGACAGAATCTGGTTACGCCGCAATCCGTCGTGCAGTTGTTGCGCTACGCGGCACTCCAGCCCTGGGGCACCGCATTCAAATCGACGCTGCCCGTGTCTGGCGTAGACGGGTCATTGTCGGACCGCCTGAACGCTCCACGTTTGCAGAGTCGCATCCTAGGTAAAACGGGATCACTGGGCGGCGTAAAAACGCTTTCCGGTTACGCTACGACCGACAGTGGCGAAGCAGTCGTATTCTCTATCCTCTCCAACAACTTCAATCTGACTCCTAAGCGTGTCACGGATACGATCGACTCTTTGATCGAGGCCATCGTCGAAGACGCCAGCGGACACTAG
- a CDS encoding glycine C-acetyltransferase yields MPTATRTNPLSYLTDQLDELKAKGTHFKLRVLEDEQAPECTFDGKHVINLASNNYLGLTTHPKLREAALEATRKYGVGSGAVRTIAGTMKIHMELEEKIARFKNVEACVVFQSGFTANAGTVSALLGKDDYIISDELNHASIIDGCRLSRAKILVFRHKDVAHAEEQLASVKDQPGRKLLISDGVFSMDGDIGPLPGLCDAAEKYGAIMMVDDAHSSGVLGRNGRGTIDHFGVHGRVDIQVGTLSKAIGALGGYVCGTRDFIDFLYHRARPFLFSTSHPPSVAATCIAAFDVLENEPQLMEQLWDNTRFWKKELGLLGFNIGGKTTPASETPITPIIIGDGRLTMDFSRELFKEGVLGTGIAFPTVPEGKARVRTIMTATHTKDELTRALEVLGRMGKKMGILA; encoded by the coding sequence ATGCCCACTGCGACGCGTACCAATCCGCTCTCATATCTGACCGACCAACTCGACGAACTCAAAGCCAAGGGCACGCACTTCAAGCTGCGCGTACTGGAAGATGAGCAGGCGCCCGAATGTACGTTCGATGGCAAGCACGTCATCAACCTGGCGTCGAACAATTACCTCGGCCTGACCACGCATCCGAAGTTGCGGGAAGCTGCGCTCGAGGCTACGCGCAAGTACGGAGTCGGATCGGGCGCCGTTCGCACGATCGCGGGCACCATGAAGATCCACATGGAACTGGAAGAGAAAATCGCGCGCTTCAAGAATGTCGAAGCCTGTGTCGTCTTTCAATCCGGATTCACGGCGAATGCGGGGACAGTATCGGCACTGCTGGGCAAAGATGACTACATCATCTCTGACGAACTGAATCATGCATCGATCATCGACGGCTGCCGCCTGTCACGCGCAAAGATCCTAGTTTTCCGGCATAAAGACGTCGCACATGCCGAGGAACAACTGGCCAGCGTGAAAGATCAGCCCGGCCGAAAGCTGCTCATCTCGGATGGCGTTTTTTCCATGGACGGGGACATCGGACCACTGCCTGGCCTTTGCGATGCCGCGGAGAAATACGGCGCGATCATGATGGTGGACGATGCGCACTCTTCCGGAGTCCTCGGCCGTAACGGGCGCGGCACGATCGACCATTTCGGCGTGCATGGGCGAGTCGATATCCAGGTTGGAACATTGTCGAAGGCCATCGGCGCGTTGGGTGGATACGTCTGCGGTACGCGCGATTTCATCGACTTTCTGTACCACCGCGCCCGGCCGTTCCTGTTTTCGACATCCCATCCACCATCGGTCGCTGCAACCTGCATTGCCGCGTTCGATGTCCTCGAAAACGAGCCCCAACTCATGGAACAGCTCTGGGATAACACGCGCTTCTGGAAAAAAGAGCTTGGACTGCTCGGCTTCAACATCGGCGGCAAAACCACTCCGGCCAGCGAGACACCGATCACGCCGATCATCATCGGCGATGGCCGGCTGACCATGGACTTCTCGCGTGAACTATTCAAGGAAGGCGTGCTCGGAACGGGGATCGCTTTCCCGACCGTCCCGGAAGGCAAAGCACGGGTGCGAACTATCATGACCGCGACGCACACGAAAGACGAACTCACGCGCGCCCTCGAAGTGCTCGGACGGATGGGAAAGAAAATGGGGATTCTCGCTTAA
- a CDS encoding M23 family metallopeptidase: protein MRKRFYIFFVARDEHGQLRKISIPVHYLYVVLAGAAIGIAGLTGIASSYTRMLHKVSSFNQLRTEREELKDRYSRLEQVAKERDIQVASLGSLASEVSTLYGLKSDPILMNASTVQIEDGQVHSSMDQLYALKHTAMSGAATVGISLGLTKNSTTADWVRANSAPNLWPVEGQITGSFGERIDPFNGEGAFHSGVDISAVVGQPVLAPADGTITFADFLGGYGRAVVIDHGHGITTRYGHLASFSIAAGQYIHRGDVLGYVGLSGRSTGPHLHYEVRINETPVNPYKYLRMTMAHLGGFSAGS from the coding sequence TTGCGTAAACGCTTTTACATATTTTTCGTGGCGCGCGACGAGCACGGACAACTGCGCAAAATTTCCATTCCCGTTCATTATCTGTACGTCGTTCTAGCGGGCGCGGCGATCGGTATTGCCGGCCTCACCGGGATTGCCAGTTCCTATACCCGGATGCTCCACAAGGTTTCCAGCTTTAACCAGCTCCGCACCGAAAGGGAAGAGCTGAAGGACCGCTATTCGCGCCTCGAGCAAGTCGCCAAGGAGCGCGATATCCAGGTCGCTTCACTGGGATCATTGGCCAGCGAAGTTTCGACTCTCTACGGCTTGAAGTCGGATCCAATCCTGATGAACGCCTCGACCGTCCAGATTGAAGACGGCCAGGTGCACTCTTCGATGGACCAGCTTTACGCCCTGAAACATACAGCGATGTCCGGAGCGGCGACAGTCGGCATCTCGCTTGGGCTCACGAAAAATTCCACGACTGCCGATTGGGTGCGTGCCAATTCCGCCCCGAACCTGTGGCCAGTCGAAGGCCAGATTACTGGTTCATTCGGCGAACGCATCGATCCATTCAATGGTGAAGGCGCGTTCCACTCGGGTGTAGATATTTCAGCGGTGGTAGGTCAACCAGTTCTGGCTCCCGCGGACGGCACGATTACGTTTGCCGATTTCCTCGGCGGCTACGGTCGCGCCGTCGTCATCGACCATGGACACGGCATCACGACCCGCTACGGCCATCTGGCGAGCTTCAGCATTGCCGCAGGGCAGTACATTCATCGGGGAGACGTTCTAGGCTATGTCGGCCTGAGCGGACGCTCCACCGGTCCCCACCTTCACTACGAAGTCCGCATCAACGAGACGCCAGTCAATCCCTACAAGTATCTGCGCATGACGATGGCGCACCTCGGCGGATTCTCAGCCGGGTCGTAG
- a CDS encoding HAMP domain-containing histidine kinase, which translates to MSLRPLSSLACGIALLLVFGLGPMVFPHPFFRTAMGDVIPFLIGSATLVLSGRNALDSRGHTRIFWTLMTVGLGMWWCNQLGWLWFEVVLRQPVPDPFYGDIILFLHPVPLMAAVAIRPQKAHESEGVLPSALNVVILLVWGVVVYAFTVFPDEYLVPNIPVYSLRWDFLYLSESLIVIAVSGWSFMTSVGPWRKLYRDILLASILYAISSEAINVAIANGTYRTGGLYDIPFVIALLAFLHVALSGRRCLRETQFMPAGTINSGRFAPLLAKVVLLSLPIMGYWALFMGSESPYLRQVRFTVAMGGVALLAFFVFLKQHLLDRKLVQLLMQSRSSYDNLQRLQGRVVQQAKLASLGELVALAASELEYPLATVLESSERLAASANLSRQQLSTAQKIGQQARRTRDLVTDLLSFAQQTPGEKSPLELKPLLQRAVQMEGFKLEKRDIHLTVQSDAVVPRVLGNSNQLLQAFLQVVENAVDALQEAGGGSLQVSLRQDDAEVVIEFADNGPGLRDPERVFDPFYTTKPVGKGTGLGLSATYGVVQDHKGQISCHNRPEGGAAFEIRLPAFRSSSPLSEAAKA; encoded by the coding sequence ATGTCTCTTCGTCCACTTTCGTCTCTGGCATGCGGCATCGCGCTTCTTCTGGTTTTCGGACTGGGGCCGATGGTGTTCCCCCATCCATTTTTTCGGACTGCGATGGGAGATGTGATCCCTTTTCTGATTGGATCGGCCACATTGGTTCTATCCGGCAGAAATGCTCTTGATAGCCGAGGTCATACCCGAATTTTCTGGACGCTGATGACTGTCGGGCTGGGCATGTGGTGGTGCAATCAGTTGGGTTGGCTGTGGTTTGAAGTTGTTCTGCGGCAGCCGGTGCCCGACCCCTTCTACGGCGACATCATTCTTTTCCTGCACCCCGTTCCCCTCATGGCCGCTGTGGCCATTCGTCCGCAGAAAGCGCATGAAAGTGAAGGAGTACTTCCCAGTGCGTTGAACGTGGTTATTTTGCTGGTCTGGGGAGTTGTCGTTTACGCGTTTACGGTTTTTCCGGACGAGTATCTGGTTCCCAACATTCCGGTCTATAGTCTGCGCTGGGATTTCCTGTATCTCTCGGAATCGCTGATCGTGATTGCGGTTTCGGGATGGTCGTTCATGACCAGCGTCGGCCCGTGGCGCAAGTTGTACCGCGATATTTTGTTGGCGAGCATTCTCTACGCAATCTCTTCCGAGGCGATTAACGTTGCCATCGCAAATGGTACGTACCGGACCGGCGGGTTGTATGACATTCCTTTTGTCATCGCATTGCTTGCCTTTCTTCACGTAGCGCTCAGTGGGCGCCGTTGCCTGCGCGAGACCCAATTCATGCCGGCAGGGACGATCAACAGCGGCCGTTTCGCTCCGCTGCTGGCCAAAGTGGTTCTGCTCTCCTTGCCGATCATGGGATATTGGGCGTTGTTCATGGGATCGGAATCGCCCTACCTGCGGCAAGTAAGATTTACGGTCGCGATGGGCGGAGTCGCGTTACTGGCTTTCTTTGTGTTTCTGAAACAGCACCTGCTCGATCGCAAACTTGTGCAATTGCTGATGCAGTCCCGCAGCAGTTACGACAACCTGCAACGCCTGCAGGGGAGAGTCGTGCAGCAGGCGAAACTGGCGTCCTTGGGAGAACTGGTGGCCCTGGCGGCGAGCGAACTGGAGTATCCGCTGGCAACAGTATTGGAAAGTTCCGAGCGTCTTGCGGCCAGCGCGAACCTTAGCCGTCAGCAACTCTCGACAGCGCAAAAGATCGGACAGCAGGCTCGTCGCACCCGCGACCTTGTCACCGACTTGCTCAGTTTTGCGCAACAGACTCCGGGAGAGAAGTCTCCACTCGAGTTGAAGCCGTTGCTACAGCGTGCGGTACAAATGGAAGGCTTCAAACTTGAAAAACGCGACATCCATCTCACTGTGCAGAGTGATGCCGTGGTGCCGCGCGTGCTTGGCAACTCCAACCAACTTCTGCAGGCCTTTCTCCAGGTCGTCGAGAACGCAGTGGACGCCTTACAGGAGGCCGGGGGCGGAAGTCTACAGGTCTCTTTGCGGCAGGACGATGCCGAAGTGGTCATCGAGTTTGCCGACAACGGGCCCGGCTTGCGTGATCCGGAACGCGTTTTCGATCCCTTCTACACAACTAAGCCGGTCGGCAAAGGCACCGGTTTGGGCCTGAGCGCAACCTATGGAGTCGTGCAGGATCACAAAGGGCAGATCAGTTGCCACAACCGTCCCGAAGGGGGAGCGGCGTTTGAGATCCGTTTGCCCGCATTCCGTTCCAGTTCGCCACTCAGCGAAGCCGCAAAAGCGTGA
- a CDS encoding electron transfer flavoprotein subunit beta/FixA family protein, whose amino-acid sequence MKILVCMKQVPQKDAPLKLNEAGTWIREDVSYEVNEPDAYALEEALRQKEKHTGEVVVVTAGPARAQQVLREALAKGADRAIHLEGDGFVGLDAYNTARAIAAAIKDESFDLIFTGLQSDDYGYAQTGVILAEILGWPHATIIMQIEKSESGIRVKRELEAGFFQFVDMPLPAVLTIQSGINKLRYATLIGIKQAKNKPMRKVTMEEVQSSIGGNLQKIERLYVPQKSKNTEFLEGPPAEVAKKLVEKLKNEVRVI is encoded by the coding sequence GTGAAAATCTTAGTCTGTATGAAGCAGGTGCCGCAAAAAGACGCTCCCCTCAAGTTAAACGAGGCCGGAACGTGGATCCGCGAGGATGTTTCCTACGAAGTGAATGAACCGGACGCGTACGCGCTGGAAGAGGCGTTGCGCCAGAAGGAAAAGCATACCGGCGAAGTGGTCGTGGTCACAGCCGGTCCGGCGCGCGCGCAACAAGTGCTCCGCGAGGCGCTCGCCAAGGGCGCTGATCGCGCAATTCATCTGGAAGGCGACGGGTTTGTCGGGCTTGATGCCTACAATACGGCCCGCGCGATCGCCGCTGCCATCAAGGACGAAAGTTTTGATCTCATTTTCACAGGATTGCAATCCGACGACTACGGCTACGCGCAGACCGGGGTGATCCTGGCGGAAATTCTAGGCTGGCCGCACGCCACCATCATCATGCAGATCGAGAAAAGCGAAAGCGGCATTCGCGTCAAGCGGGAACTCGAGGCTGGATTCTTCCAGTTCGTCGACATGCCGCTGCCGGCCGTGCTGACGATCCAATCCGGTATCAACAAACTGCGCTACGCGACGCTGATTGGCATCAAGCAGGCGAAGAATAAACCCATGCGCAAAGTGACGATGGAAGAAGTCCAGTCGTCGATCGGCGGGAACCTGCAGAAAATCGAGAGGTTATACGTTCCGCAGAAGTCGAAAAATACCGAATTCCTGGAAGGGCCTCCAGCGGAAGTGGCCAAGAAACTGGTTGAGAAGTTGAAGAATGAAGTCCGGGTAATTTGA
- a CDS encoding PilZ domain-containing protein has translation MTVPKRVAMLDIVPSKPSKPKIGNKRQRAPRIRVPNNERAIFSIEDAKFVGVIQRLSLTGGSAVLAKGPIHPGQMGEMILGTVYGKVTAQIEFLHTGADGIPLAQAFRFLAMDDDSSRRYAAAAKEMERHGFSDGADQRLAAPASGTNALSQLLNSVRRLAATISSH, from the coding sequence TTGACCGTTCCGAAGCGCGTTGCGATGCTCGATATCGTGCCATCGAAGCCCAGCAAGCCCAAAATAGGTAATAAGCGCCAACGGGCGCCGCGCATCCGTGTCCCGAATAACGAACGCGCAATCTTCAGCATCGAAGACGCCAAGTTTGTCGGCGTGATTCAGAGACTGTCTCTGACGGGAGGATCCGCTGTCCTTGCGAAAGGACCGATTCATCCCGGCCAGATGGGCGAGATGATCCTCGGAACCGTATACGGAAAGGTCACGGCGCAGATCGAATTTCTGCACACTGGCGCCGATGGAATCCCCTTGGCCCAGGCTTTTCGCTTCCTCGCGATGGACGATGATAGTTCTCGAAGGTATGCGGCCGCCGCGAAAGAGATGGAACGGCACGGGTTCAGCGATGGCGCGGACCAGCGTCTCGCCGCGCCAGCATCGGGCACAAACGCGCTGAGTCAGCTCTTAAACAGCGTTCGCCGCCTGGCAGCAACGATTTCGTCACACTAA
- the folP gene encoding dihydropteroate synthase: MGVVNVTPDSFSDGGLYFDAERAVVHAEQLLSEGATIIDIGGESTRPGAAVAPTGNAGKTSPSQEPRVRTPVTEEEELKRVLPVIRDLKRRRPDAILSVDTYKASVARAAVDAGAEIVNDISGFRWDTKMAKTIAELKVGAVLMHTRGRPDEWRSLPPIGDPVLAVKRDLRQWVETAILAGIKRDHLAVDPGFGFGKSFDENYPLLAHFSELQQIGCPLVAGTSRKSFIGRTLARDGKDAPVANRLHGTLATETALILKGAHIIRTHDVACAAEAARIADAIVANGG; the protein is encoded by the coding sequence ATGGGGGTCGTCAATGTCACGCCCGACTCGTTTTCAGATGGCGGCCTTTACTTTGATGCGGAGAGAGCGGTCGTACACGCGGAGCAGCTGCTATCCGAAGGCGCGACGATCATCGACATCGGCGGGGAGTCGACGCGCCCAGGGGCCGCGGTCGCGCCCACCGGGAATGCTGGCAAGACCAGTCCTTCCCAGGAACCGCGGGTCAGAACGCCTGTGACCGAAGAGGAGGAATTGAAGCGCGTCCTGCCGGTCATTCGTGATTTGAAGAGGCGCCGGCCTGATGCGATCCTCAGCGTCGACACTTATAAAGCGTCTGTAGCACGGGCCGCAGTGGATGCCGGGGCTGAGATCGTAAACGACATCAGCGGGTTCCGTTGGGACACAAAGATGGCGAAGACCATCGCGGAACTCAAGGTGGGGGCGGTGCTGATGCACACGCGCGGACGTCCTGATGAATGGCGGTCCCTGCCGCCGATCGGAGATCCCGTGCTGGCGGTCAAGCGCGACTTACGACAATGGGTGGAGACTGCCATTCTGGCTGGCATCAAACGCGATCACCTGGCGGTTGACCCGGGATTCGGATTCGGCAAGAGTTTTGACGAGAACTATCCCTTACTGGCGCACTTTTCGGAACTGCAGCAGATCGGGTGTCCCCTGGTCGCGGGCACATCACGAAAATCATTTATCGGACGGACACTCGCCCGCGACGGCAAGGACGCTCCCGTCGCAAATCGACTTCATGGCACTCTCGCCACAGAAACTGCGCTCATCCTCAAAGGCGCACATATCATCCGGACGCACGACGTGGCCTGCGCGGCCGAAGCAGCAAGGATTGCAGATGCGATTGTGGCGAATGGAGGATAG
- a CDS encoding outer membrane beta-barrel protein yields the protein MNKFVLLVLLVSLLMLPAIAQETPKAEVFGGYQYTHISVDGVAVPVAPLSSNSTGFSLNGWNASLTGNFNKHFGVAADFSGAYKSISGVSAKIYTYTFGPVVSLNHEGTINPFAHALFGGAHASASFEGNGAGSNGFSMMMGGGVDAKVSPRLAIRAIQADWVYYRFEGIGQSKNVRISTGVVFRF from the coding sequence ATGAACAAGTTTGTCTTACTGGTTCTTCTAGTTAGCCTGCTTATGCTTCCGGCAATCGCCCAGGAAACACCTAAAGCAGAAGTGTTCGGCGGTTACCAGTACACTCACATCAGCGTCGATGGCGTTGCGGTTCCGGTCGCGCCGCTCAGCAGTAACAGCACGGGTTTCAGTCTTAATGGCTGGAACGCATCCCTCACTGGCAACTTCAACAAACACTTTGGAGTCGCCGCAGACTTCAGTGGTGCTTACAAGTCGATCAGTGGTGTGTCCGCGAAAATTTACACATATACTTTTGGACCGGTGGTTTCGCTGAATCATGAAGGAACCATCAACCCCTTCGCACATGCGTTGTTCGGCGGAGCTCATGCTTCCGCTTCCTTCGAAGGAAACGGCGCTGGCTCAAATGGATTCTCCATGATGATGGGTGGAGGCGTTGACGCGAAAGTCAGCCCTCGCCTTGCCATCCGCGCCATTCAGGCCGACTGGGTCTACTACCGCTTTGAGGGGATCGGTCAGAGCAAGAACGTAAGAATTTCAACCGGCGTCGTGTTCCGTTTCTAA
- the thiL gene encoding thiamine-phosphate kinase, which translates to MPVREKSLIDRIRRSSSRGPGIAIGIGDDCAVLRIPSGHELLVTTDFTLENVHFRRNWHAPEVVGWRCLTRGLSDIAAMGGVPRAAFLSLALDRAVPQKWVNRFTSGLLEAAKEFRVPLAGGDTAQSDGGIQADIVLVGSVPRGTAVLRSGARPGDAIYVTGALGGSAAALEELRKGKVRPSDFSRHFHPTARVRVGQWLRGRGLASAMIDVSDGFSTDLSHICEESGVGAVIEAAAIPRARVGRPLQPVTLDMTLHGGEDYELLFTSSAPIPPNVAGVPVSRVGRITRKRGMMLVGEDQRLHKLAAQGWEHFSPHP; encoded by the coding sequence TTGCCAGTGCGAGAAAAATCGCTCATTGACCGTATCCGGCGTAGTTCCAGCCGCGGGCCAGGCATTGCCATCGGCATTGGGGACGACTGCGCAGTCCTGCGCATACCCTCGGGCCACGAGCTGCTGGTGACTACTGACTTCACCCTGGAAAACGTCCATTTCCGGCGCAACTGGCACGCGCCTGAAGTGGTTGGCTGGCGCTGCCTGACTCGCGGCCTGAGCGATATCGCCGCCATGGGAGGCGTACCTCGAGCAGCATTTCTGTCGCTCGCGCTTGACCGCGCCGTTCCTCAGAAATGGGTGAACCGCTTCACAAGCGGCCTGCTCGAAGCGGCGAAAGAGTTTCGCGTACCGCTCGCTGGCGGCGACACTGCCCAGTCGGACGGCGGAATTCAGGCCGACATCGTGCTCGTGGGTTCAGTGCCCAGAGGAACAGCGGTCCTGCGATCGGGCGCACGGCCGGGCGACGCGATCTACGTGACGGGTGCACTGGGCGGCTCTGCGGCGGCGTTAGAAGAACTACGCAAAGGGAAAGTACGACCTTCAGATTTTTCGCGGCACTTCCATCCGACGGCGCGGGTGCGAGTTGGACAGTGGCTCAGGGGGCGAGGCTTGGCGTCCGCCATGATCGATGTCAGCGACGGGTTTTCTACCGACCTTTCGCACATCTGCGAGGAAAGCGGCGTCGGTGCAGTGATTGAAGCCGCCGCGATCCCGCGAGCCCGTGTGGGGCGACCGCTGCAGCCAGTAACTCTCGACATGACGCTGCACGGAGGAGAGGACTACGAACTGTTGTTTACGTCTTCCGCACCGATTCCTCCGAATGTGGCGGGAGTCCCCGTATCTCGGGTCGGGCGAATTACGCGCAAGCGGGGGATGATGTTGGTCGGCGAGGATCAACGCCTGCACAAACTCGCGGCGCAGGGGTGGGAACACTTCAGCCCACATCCCTAA
- a CDS encoding electron transfer flavoprotein subunit alpha/FixB family protein encodes MSETILVVVEQREGKLNRVSWETITAGQTIAAQTGWTLEATVVGSSVAAICGEVAGKKLAKVYAIESPKLDPYTPDAFASGLKQFLEKHPARLVLMPHTYQVRDFVPKLATALGSTAISDVIGAKYEGGKLLFTRQMFQGKFVADVSFTGNGPCFVTFQNGAFRADKIEAGASPAPVETVNVDVQDGVVRNRPQEVFKEAKQAVDLTQAEIIVSVGRGIKEQKNIEIAKQLADALGGELAASRPICDNGWLPMDRQIGSSGQTVAPKLYLALGISGAIQHIVGMKGAKSIIAINKDSEAPIFEIADYAVVGNLFDIVPPLIEEVKKAKA; translated from the coding sequence ATGTCTGAAACCATTCTTGTAGTCGTCGAACAACGCGAAGGCAAACTCAACCGCGTCTCCTGGGAAACCATCACGGCCGGACAAACCATTGCTGCGCAAACTGGATGGACGTTAGAAGCGACCGTCGTGGGCTCGAGCGTCGCGGCAATCTGTGGCGAAGTTGCCGGCAAGAAATTGGCCAAAGTCTATGCCATCGAATCTCCCAAGCTGGACCCCTACACGCCCGATGCTTTCGCTAGTGGTCTAAAGCAATTTCTGGAGAAGCATCCGGCCAGGCTCGTGCTCATGCCGCACACCTACCAGGTGCGCGACTTCGTGCCGAAACTGGCGACAGCTTTGGGGAGCACGGCCATCAGCGATGTCATTGGGGCGAAGTATGAAGGCGGCAAGCTGCTCTTCACTCGCCAGATGTTCCAGGGAAAGTTTGTCGCGGACGTCAGCTTCACTGGAAACGGTCCATGTTTCGTGACTTTCCAGAATGGCGCCTTTCGCGCGGACAAAATCGAGGCTGGTGCTTCCCCGGCACCGGTCGAAACCGTGAATGTCGATGTGCAAGATGGCGTGGTCAGAAATAGGCCGCAGGAAGTGTTCAAGGAAGCCAAGCAGGCAGTTGATCTGACCCAAGCGGAGATCATCGTCTCGGTCGGGCGTGGGATCAAAGAACAGAAGAACATCGAGATTGCGAAGCAACTGGCCGACGCGCTCGGCGGAGAACTGGCAGCCTCGCGTCCCATCTGCGATAACGGCTGGCTTCCCATGGACCGTCAGATTGGCTCCTCGGGGCAGACAGTCGCTCCCAAGCTCTACCTAGCGCTGGGAATTTCTGGAGCAATTCAGCACATCGTCGGAATGAAAGGCGCGAAGAGCATCATCGCCATCAACAAAGATTCTGAAGCGCCGATCTTTGAGATTGCGGATTATGCCGTGGTCGGGAACCTGTTCGACATCGTGCCGCCGTTGATTGAGGAAGTGAAGAAGGCCAAGGCGTAA